The Cucumis melo cultivar AY chromosome 6, USDA_Cmelo_AY_1.0, whole genome shotgun sequence genome includes a region encoding these proteins:
- the LOC103491853 gene encoding receptor-like cytosolic serine/threonine-protein kinase RBK1, whose product MTVQVEIKDQRDQIPQPEMEIGEIGKRKKEMEETEEGEEGMKVKGEEEFVCDENSPRGVFEIPIVGTDSDQSESSSGGGGDVEGTLSVPEKALLPAALLQEVGGIPWKAMIGCIKKKSVWRFSTIPLLAASYEISRKNFKRKLARIRSADEGITSDDIPFCKPSWRNYGFSELSAATNNFSPENLLGKGGQAEVYKGCLSDGKIVAVKRLMKKEKENEERTADFLSELGIIAHINHPNAARLLGFGIESGLYLVLEFIPHGSFASALFGAESLEWNIRFKVALGVAEGLNYLHCECPRRIIHRDIKASNILLAENYEPLISDFGLAKWLPENWAHHVVFPIEGTFGYLAPEYFMHGIVDEKTDVFAFGVLLLELITGRRAVDSSRQSLVIWAKPLLDNNSFKELTDPKLGDDYDQTEMRRTMLAASMCINHSSSMRPHMNRVVQLLKGEDGPLDQLKHKSMDGDRSFLLEACDLEDYTNNTSYLNDLSRHRELVLE is encoded by the exons ATGACCGTTCAAG TTGAGATTAAAGATCAAAGAGATCAAATTCCACAACCTGAAATGGAaattg GGGAgattgggaaaagaaaaaaagaaatggaagaaacagaggaaggagaagaaggaaTGAAAGTGAAGGGCGAGGAAGAATTTGTGTGCGATGAAAACTCGCCGAGGGGTGTGTTTGAGATTCCGATTGTGGGGACAGATTCGGACCAGAGCGAAAGCAGCAGCGGCGGCGGAGGAGACGTCGAAGGCACTCTGTCAGTGCCGGAGAAGGCGCTGTTACCGGCGGCTCTTCTCCAAGAGGTCGGTGGAATTCCATGGAAGGCGATGATAGGGTGCATAAAGAAGAAATCGGTTTGGAGATTCTCCACCATTCCGTTACTGGCTGCCAGCTATGAGATTTCTAGGAAGAATTTTAAGAGGAAATTGGCTCGGATTAGGAGCGCCGATGAGGGTATCACCAGCGATGATATTCCCTTTTGTAAACCTTCGTGGAGGAACTATGGCTTCTCCGAGCTCTCCGCTGCTACCAACAATTTCAGCCCAG AAAACTTGCTTGGAAAAGGAGGGCAAGCAGAGGTTTACAAAGGCTGTTTATCCGACGGTAAAATCGTGGCGGTTAAGAGACTTATGAAAAAGGAGAAGGAAAACGAAGAAAGAACTGCTGATTTTTTATCAGAACTTGGAATTATTGCCCATATAAACCACCCGAATGCTGCACGGTTGCTCGGGTTCGGAATTGAAAGTGGGCTCTACcttgtccttgaattcattcctCATGGCAGCTTTGCCTCGGCCCTTTTTG GTGCGGAATCTCTGGAATGGAATATAAGATTTAAGGTGGCTCTTGGTGTAGCAGAAGGACTAAACTATCTTCATTGTGAATGTCCGAGGCGCATCATTCATAGAGATATCAAAGCTTCTAACATTTTGCTGGCTGAAAACTACGAACCACTA ATCTCTGATTTTGGATTAGCAAAGTGGCTGCCTGAAAATTGGGCTCACCATGTTGTCTTCCCCATCGAGGGTACATTTGG ATACTTGGCTCCAGAGTACTTTATGCATGGAATTGTCGATGAGAAGACCGATGTTTTCGCTTTTGGTGTTTTGTTGCTTGAGCTAATAACTGGCCGCCGTGCAGTTGATTCAAGTCGACAAAGTCTTGTGATTTGG GCAAAGCCATTACTTGATAACAACAGCTTCAAGGAATTAACAGATCCAAAGTTAGGAGACGACTACGATCAAACTGAGATGAGACGAACCATGTTAGCAGCTTCAATGTGCATTAACCATTCGTCATCGATGCGTCCACATATGAACAGG GTAGTACAGCTGCTGAAGGGAGAAGATGGGCCATTAGATCAGTTAAAACATAAGTCGATGGACGGGGATCGATCGTTCCTTTTGGAAGCCTGCGACCTCGAAGATTACACAAATAATACGAGCTACCTGAACGACCTTAGTCGTCACAGGGAACTCGTTTTGGAGTAA